One window of the Scyliorhinus canicula chromosome 25, sScyCan1.1, whole genome shotgun sequence genome contains the following:
- the LOC119957203 gene encoding volume-regulated anion channel subunit LRRC8C-like → MIPVTELSYFGEQDPAFKILKPWWDVFAEYLTLLMVLVSMFGGALQVSSGQILCLPVPEGLSIQERQWNHSVLEELNLNVFATGFQTGLDVQQYYLINQWCYDNAVIWFSKYFPYLVLLHSLIFLISSNFWFKFPGTSSKIEHFITVLGKCLDSPWTTKALSETVYEESTTRIPVVSESSIDQSLSSINSPTKVDSSESLSQEIDFSDDVHKADKVSLLSKGSSQGLKAAAGIMVDNSSVKILDKKEGEQAKSLFEKVKKFRLHTEEGDILYTMYLNQTIVRTVQSVVILVYISIFIPQMCNNIHCIDALHITGFTDFFCIHSLWRMFRMLSLVYITAIVLYSCTCLYTLHWILYYKLKEYSFENVRVETGMDDIPDVRNDFAFLLHLIDQYDKLYARKFAVFLSDVSENKLLQLNLNHEWSQERLKQRLITNMENKVEMHLFMMPGIPIQVYDLTEIEVLKLELIKGVAISAAISNLKMMKEMWLYNCSVKVERQALLFLKENLITLRVRFGIADEIPPWIFTLKSLRELYIEGQLQTDSKISTALQMFRELPKIDTLHLKTNITKLPTAILDMAPHLLCLIIHNEGVKITSIANIKKLFCLTLLRLLHCNLERIPSAIFSLTNLQELDLKDNNLSSTEELASCQNFRKLICLRLWHNNITSIPVHIAKIANLEMLYLNKNKIEFLPLSLFKLTKLLFLDVSHNHISKIPPDIEQLVELQHFAIECNKVTELPENLFSCTKLRVLNISHNNLTHLTPSIGRLRQLQFLDIKANKLDKLPIELGQCASLRKNQLIVEDDIFKTLPLEVREQIANTTSS, encoded by the coding sequence GTATCAAGTGGGCAGATTCTGTGTCTCCCAGTTCCAGAGGGTCTCTCCATTCAAGAGCGTCAATGGAATCATTCTGTTTTGGAGGAGCTCAACCTGAATGTGTTTGCGACTGGATTCCAGACTGGTCTAGATGTCCAGCAGTACTACCTTATTAATCAGTGGTGCTATGATAATGCGGTCATATGGTTTTCCAAATATTTCCCTTATCTGGTCCTTCTGCATTCTCTGATATTTCTAATCAGCAGCAACTTTTGGTTCAAATTTCCTGGCACAAGTTCTAAGATAGAACATTTCATTACTGTCCTTGGAAAATGCTTAGACTCTCCATGGACTACCAAAGCGCTGTCAGAAACTGTATACGAGGAATCTACCACCAGAATACCTGTAGTTTCTGAATCAAGCATAGATCAATCGTTATCTTCAATTAACAGTCCGACGAAAGTGGATTCTTCTGAGTCATTGTCACAAGAGATTGATTTCAGTGATGATGTCCATAAAGCAGATAAGGTTTCACTTTTGTCTAAAGGTTCCTCACAAGGTTTAAAGGCTGCTGCTGGAATAATGGTGGACAATTCCTCAGTGAAAATTCTGGATAAAAAAGAAGGCGAACAGGCCAAGTCCTTATTTGAAAAAGTGAAGAAATTCCGCCTCCATACAGAAGAGGGAGACATTCTCTATACGATGTATTTGAATCAGACCATTGTCCGAACTGTGCAAAGCGTGGTTATTCTTGTCTACATCAGCATTTTCATTCCACAAATGTGTAACAATATCCACTGCATTGATGCACTGCATATCACTGGGTTCACTGACTTCTTCTGTATTCATAGCTTATGGAGAATGTTTCGAATGCTATCCTTAGTGTACATAACTGCAATAGTCTTATACAGTTGCACTTGTCTGTACACACTGCACTGGATACTCTATTATAAATTGAAAGAGTATTCATTTGAAAATGTGAGGGTTGAAACTGGGATGGATGACATTCCTGATGTGAGGAATGACTTTGCATTCTTGCTCCATCTCATCGATCAGTATGACAAACTTTATGCCCGAAAATTTGCAGTGTTCCTGTCAGACGTGAGTGAAAACAAACTTCTTCAGCTCAATTTGAATCATGAATGGAGTCAAGAACGACTAAAGCAGCGTCTCATCACAAACATGGAGAACAAAGTTGAAATGCACCTTTTCATGATGCCTGGAATTCCAATTCAGGTTTATGATCTCACAGAGATTGAGGTGTTAAAGCTGGAGCTCATCAAGGGtgttgccatttctgctgccattTCCAACCTGAAAATGATGAAAGAAATGTGGCTATACAATTGTTCAGTTAAAGTAGAAAGGCAGGCACTGTTATTCTTGAAGGAGAATTTGATAACTTTACGTGTACGCTTTGGTATTGCTGATGAAATACCTCCGTGGATATTCACCTTGAAAAGTTTGCGTGAACTCTATATCGAGGGGCAACTGCAGACAGATAGCAAAATCTCCACAGCTCTGCAGATGTTTCGGGAACTGCCAAAAATAGACACTTTGCATCTGAAGACCAACATAACCAAGCTGCCAACTGCAATTTTAGACATGGCTCCTCACCTTCTGTGCTTGATAATCCACAATGAAGGAGTCAAAATAACATCAATTGCAAACATCAAGAAACTCTTCTGCCTGACTCTGCTGAGGCTGCTCCATTGTAATTTGGAAAGAATTCCGAGTGCCATCTTCAGCCTGACCAACTTACAGGAGCTTGACCTCAAAGACAACAACCTGAGTTCAACAGAAGAGCTTGCCAGCTGCCAAAACTTTCGGAAACTTATCTGCCTCAGGTTGTGGCATAACAACATCACTTCCATTCCTGTTCACATTGCCAAAATTGCCAATCTTGAAATGCTTTATCTGAACAAGAACAAGATTGAATTCCTGCCCCTAAGTCTGTTCAAACTTACAAAGCTGCTCTTCCTGGATGTTTCCCATAATCACATCTCCAAGATCCCCCCTGATATAGAGCAGCTTGTAGAGCTGCAGCATTTTGCTATAGAATGCAATAAGGTGACTGAACTCCCTGAAAACCTTTTCTCTTGCACCAAACTCCGGGTTCTGAACATCTCACATAACAATCTAACTCACCTCACTCCTTCTATAGGGCGTCTGCGGCAACTGCAATTCCTGGACATTAAAGCCAACAAACTGGATAAACTTCCAATCGAATTGGGACAGTGTGCTTCCCTCCGGAAAAACCAACTGATTGTAGAAGATGACATTTTTAAAACACTGCCCCTGGAAGTCAGAGAGCAGATTGCAAACACCACATCAAGCTGA